In Acyrthosiphon pisum isolate AL4f unplaced genomic scaffold, pea_aphid_22Mar2018_4r6ur Scaffold_20700;HRSCAF=21879, whole genome shotgun sequence, a single genomic region encodes these proteins:
- the LOC103308368 gene encoding tigger transposable element-derived protein 6-like, producing the protein MSTKGHSVRQLQNIFNCGKTQVYDTLKNQNRIKEEWLKGNGKMIKAMKHNDNEIINNEIRDWFVAVRAKNIPVSGPIIQEKAREIASNDVNIDSVNEWKSKISEYVKDYDACNIYNCDETGLFFRAIPNKTLKLKGEQCKGGKLSKERLTVLLCGNMVGDMEKPLVIGKSVKPRCFKNLDVSKLPVIWCANKKAWMAGSIMENWLIQFNNRLIRENRKIILFLDNASSHPKLILSNLKLAWFPPNTTSLTQPMDQGIIYCVKIYDRRFLMQSLIANIDQINSTSEISKKITVLDAIQWLDGAVKLLKRETIKACFTKAGFTYDDTNGTHEIEKMNEHIKENISEMNLTVDENNVNDFLIIDTNLVTESQEMHSQNDCESNSSGDEEEVMHDEMLYSKTSDSKESDVIHSIKNWMRHAEARYKNNLLKQKDDAANDLVI; encoded by the exons ATGAGTACAAAAGGACATTCAGTAagacaattacaaaatatatttaattgtggaAAAACTCAGGTTTACGATActcttaaaaatcaaaatagaaTTAAAGAAGAATGGTTAAAag gaAACGGTAAAATGATAAAAGCAATGAAGCATAatgataatgaaattattaacaacGAAATTCGGGATTGGTTTGTAGCTGTACGAGCTAAAAATATTCCTGTTTCGGGACCAATAATACAAGAAAAGGCCCGTGAAATTGCA TCGAATGATGTAAATATTGATAGTGTAAATGAGTGGAAATCGAAAATATCTGAATACGTAAAAGATTATGATGCatgtaatatttacaattgtGATGAAACTGGACTTTTTTTTCGTGCGATtccaaataaaacattaaaacttaaAGGGGAGCAATGCAAAGGTGGAAAGTTATCTAAAGAAAGATTAACGGTGTTACTATGTGGAAATATGGTCGGAGATATGGAAAAGCCTCTAGTGATAGGAAAATCAGTTAAACCAAGATGTTTTAAAAACCTAGATGTTTCAAAATTACCCGTCATTTGGTGTGCTAATAAAAAAGCTTGGATGGCCGGATCGATAATGGAAAACTGGCTTATTCAGTTTAATAATCGTTTGATAagagaaaatagaaaaataattttattcttggataATGCGTCTTCCCATCCAAaacttattttatcaaatttaaaacttgcTTGGTTCCCACCAAATACAACATCTTTAACTCAGCCTATGGACCAAGGTATAATTTATTGCGTTAAAATATATGACCGTCGTTTTCTCATGCAGTCTTTGATTGCAAATATTGATCAAATAAATAGTACTtcagaaatttcaaaaaaaataacagttctCGATGCAATACAGTGGTTAGATGGCGCTGTAAAATTATTGAAGCGAGAAACGATTAAAGCATGTTTCACTAAAGCTGGTTTTACCTATGATGATACAAATGGTACAcatgaaatagaaaaaatgaaCGAACACATCAAAGAAAACATAAGTGAAATGAACTTAACCGtagatgaaaataatgtaaatgattttttgataattgataCAAATTTGGTAACGGAGAGTCAAGAAATGCATTCACAAAATGATTGTGAAAGTAATTCATCTGGCGACGAAGAAGAAGTAATGCATGATGAA atgCTGTATTCAAAAACGTCAGATTCAAAAGAGTCTGATGTTATTCATTCTATTAAGAACTGGATGAGACATGCTGAAGCTAGATACAAAAACAA ctTACTCAAACAAAAAGATGATGCAGCAAATGATTTAGTGATTTAG